The Archangium primigenium genomic interval CTGGGCGCCCAGCGCCTCGAGCCTCGCGCGCAGCTCGGGTTGCGCTTCTCGGGTGTCACGCTCGTTCATGGCCGCCCGGCAGCATAGCCCGGCGCGGATCAGCCCGCGGTGGTCGGCACCGGCGTGTGGAGCAGCTGCTGCTCCCACAGGTAGGCGATGCCGGTGCCGGCCGCGTGCTCCTTGAGCACCTCCGTCAGCCGGGCCGCCGTCTCCAGCCGGGCCCAGTCGCGCTGCCATTCGGACGCCACCGCCAGCCAGGTCATCACGTTCGCGCCGGCCCTGATCATGCGCTGGATGGCGACCTCATGGGCCTCGACCGAAGCGCCCCCCGACGCATCGGTGACGACCGTCACGTCCCAGCCTTCGCCCAGGGCCTGGATCACCGGCATCGCGACGCACACCTCGGTCCACAGGCCAGCGATGATCAGCTGCTTGCGGCCCGTCGCCTTGACCGCGTCCACCACCTTCTGATCCTCCCAGGTGTTGACGAAGGTCCGGTCGATCACTTCCTGATCCGGAAACACCTCGGTGATCTGCGGGAAGATGAAGCCGCCCCGCTCGGCGATGACGCTCGTGAGGATGGTGGGGACATTGAAGGCCTTGGCCGCCTTCGCCAGCCCCGCCGAGTTGTTGACCACCATCTGCGGATCGTGGCTGTTCAGGTTCGCGAGCTGGAAGGGCTGATGGTCGATCAGCACGAGCACGGAGTCTTCGGGACGAAGAAGCGACTTGAGGCCGTTGCGAAAGGTCATGATTGTTCTCTGTGGGTTGCGAGTGGGAGGGGCTACCGGGGGCGGGCACGGACCGCGCCGCCACCTGGAATGACAGTGTCATTCCCATTCATGCGACGGTAGCCTCGCTCCGGGGTACGGGGTGTTGCACAACGGGGAACGCCGAGTTGGATATCGAAGAGCTGAGAACGTTCGTGGAGGTGGCCGATGCCGGGGGGGTTTCTCCCGCCGCGCGTCGGCTCGGGGTATCCAAGTCGATGGTCAGTCGGCGGCTGGCCCGACTGGAGGAGGGTCTGGGTGTCCAGCTGCTCGCACGCACCACCCACGGCGCCGCGCTCACGGAAGCGGGGGTCGCGTTCCGGGAGCATGCCGCCAGGGTCTGCGCCGAGATCGACGCCGCGAGGGAAGTCATCCTCCCCTCCGGCGACCTTCGTGGCCGCCTGCGGATCGCCGCGCCGCTCTCCTTCGGCTCGAACTCCTTCGCCGCCTTGCTGGCGGACATGGCGCGGCGCCATCCCCGGCTCCAGATCCACACCAGCTACAGTGATCGCTTCGTCGATCTCATCGCCGAGGGCTACGACTGCGCGATACGGGTCGGCTATCTCCCCGAGTCCAGTCTGCTCGCCAGGCGCGTGGGAACCTTCAACGGCAGGCTCGTCGCGAGTCCGGACTACATCCAGGCGCATGGCGCACCCGAGACGCCGGAAGACATCCTCGCCCATGAAGCCCTCATGCAAGGCACCGAGGCGTGGCACTTCGTGGAGGGAGACAAGAGCATCACGATTCGGCCGCAAGGACGCTTCAAGGCCGACAACGGCATCGCCTTGGCCGAGGCCGCCAAGGCGGGGCTCGGGATCGCCTACCTGCCCGATGGCCTCACCGACGAAGCCATCCGCTCCGGCGCGCTCGTGCCGCTCATGACCCGGTTCCCACCGCCCCCGGCGGGCGTGTATGTCATTCGTCCGCCAGGTCAGAATCCCGCGAGGAAGATCCGGGTGCTCACCGAGATGTTGAGCCAATGGTGCGAACACGCTCCGCGTTCCGCGAAGGCCGCCGCTGGCTGAGTGAGCTCCTCACTTGAAGGGTCTGGAGCACGAACCGGCGACAGGCGAGGCAGGCGCCCACACCTCGAGGTGCTACGTGATGCGTTGTTCACTGGTGCTGCTCTGCGTGGCCGTGCTGGGGTGTGGCGGTGCCGCGCCACGCGTCCGACCCAAGCCGGATGAGCAGCGGCGCTGTGTCTATGTCCCGTCTCGTGACGAGGCGGCCAGAGCCTGGAAGAAGGTTCCCTCCGCTCGCGCGGGTGTGCACGTGGTGCTGGTCTCGGCGACGGCAGGGGCTTCTCCCGTGGCTCCCTCTGCCCCAGGTCCTGCATCAGCCCTGGAAGGGATGTCAGGTCAGGGGTTGGGGGACGGTATGTCCCGGGGTGTGCTCCGGTTGGTTCCTGAAGGAGGCGCGGGCGCGGATGTAGGGGTTGGCGGTGCCGTAGGGGAGACGGTGGTGGTGGGGGGAGCGTTCGTCGCGGCCGTGGGCAGTGGGTTGTTGGTCTGCTTGACGGCCCGAGCGGCTCTGGATGGGGAGAAGACCCCTATCGAGATTGCGGACGAGTATTACGGCACACACTTCGGAGACGTGAAGGGGTGGGTTCAAGGTCAATATCCGGCCCAGGTTCCTCCTCCTGGCGCAGCGCCCAGGTCGAAACCCGACGAGAGCACCGGCAAGAGGGTAGGGCGCATCTATGTCACCTACACGAAGCTCAATCGGATGACCCAACGCTACTACGCCGGGCGGACCAGCATGGTCGTCGATCTTGCCGCGCCGCTGCGAGTTCAGGCTGCACTGGCGGTTCTCCTTCGAGATCGGAATCACCACCTGGATGAGAATGCGGAACCGGCGGGCGCCGTGTTCGACCTGGCGCAGACTGATCGATTCGATGTCGGCACCGCGGTTGACTATGGCCGGAGATATGACGACATCGCTTATTGGCGGATTCGCGGGAGGGAGCAGCAGTTGATGGACTTCCTAGGTGGAGCCCGCTCTGACACCGGAGAGCCTTACCGCACCGAGAATGCCGCACGCGGAGTGGCGAAAGAAAATCCACGAGGCAGGCGGTTCCACGCCGCCGCGACGGAGTCGTGGGGCCAACTTCACCCTTACACGGGGTACTAGGGATGCCGCGAATCTACAAACCGGGCTCGTTCTTGAGAATCCCCCTGGCCGACGGTTCTTTCGGTTACGGCAGGGTGCTCAAAATGCCGCATGAGGCCTATCACGACTACAGGACCGACACTCCAGATTCAGACCTGGATCGAATCGCCTCCACGCCCATCCTCTTCAAGATCATGGTTCGCCATATGGAGGAGAGAGCCTGGGAACTCATTGGGTGGAGAAAGCTGGAGGAGCAGTCTTCTCAACCAATCGTCCAGTTCATGCAGGACATTGGGAACTTCCGCGACTGCACGATCTTCGACACCGTCGGCAATGAGAGAAGCGCGGAGCCCCAGGAGTGTGTCGGGCTTGAGCGCTCGGCTGTCTGGGAAGAGGTGGGGGTTGAGGAACGCCTGCTCGATGCCTTCACGGGGCGGCCCAACGCCTCGGTGGAGCGCTTGAAGGTGCGCCTGAAATAGGCACGCTCACAGGCGCGGACGCGGCTCAACTTCTGGTACTCGATCTCGACGGACCTGGTGAACTGGAAGATTAGCGGCGCGGATGGGGAGCGAGATGACACGGTTGACGACGACACGATGGGCGCTGATGGCGGGCGTCCTGCTCTTCGCACGGGAGGCCCATTTGAGCGGTGGCTACGAGGACTGCTATGCCGATGTCGAGGCCACGCTCTGCGTGATGAGCGATGTGCGCAAGGCATTCATCGACGACCGACAGGCCAGCGCCTGGTTCGACAAGCGCCGCGAGAATGCCGAGCGTCACCTCTTCACCGTGATGCCCCTCATGAGGACCACCCTCGCCACGGCGCGCAAGACGCTGCCCCTGGCGGCCGTGGATGACTGGCGGCTGCCCGTGTCGTCGTCGTCACCGCCGTCGTCCGCGGCGGGCGGCGGCGCGCGGCGCGTGCACCTCACGCTCGGCGACCTCGGCCGCGACCTCGCCTCGATCACCTTGACCACCACGCGCGCGCTGCGCGACGACGAGCGCGAGCACCTCGTCACGTCACTGCGGCAGGCGCTGAAGACCCCGGCCTACGAGCCCCGCCGCGAGCGCGAGGGCATCTATGCCCCGTCCTTGCGGCTCGCGCGCCCCGAGGACCTCGACGAGGGCACCGTCGACCTCGACGACGGCCGACCGAAGCCGCCGAAGACCCCCACGCCCCCGGCGCCGCCGCTCGCCGTCGAGGACGTGCGCGCCTGGCAGCCGCTGTTCGTGAGCGAGGGCGACGACGTCGAGATCCCGCTCGCGATAGGCACCTCGGTGCGCGTGAGCCCGCGGGCCCAGGCGCGCTGGCGGCCGTGGATGCAGGCCCAGTTGAAGGCGCTGCGGTCGGCATGGTCGTCGTCGCTGCCGGAGCGCGTGCGGGGCGCGACGAAGCGCGACCATGGCTTCGTCGACGTCGCGGGCTTCCGTCCCTGGGGCCCGTTGTTGCTCGGCGACGACATCCAGGCCCGCGTCGACGACGGCGCGATCGTGCGCATGGCGCGGACGCACACGAAGACGGCGAAGGAGGCCGAGGCCCTCTACGGCCCGCTCACCGAGGCGCTGCGGACCGCGACGACGAAGACGCCACTGCCGCCACCGCCGACGCGCTGACGTCTCCACGGGCGGGAGAACCCGGCTCAGGGCTCAGGGTCGCGAGCTTCCCACGTAGGCGGTCCGCGAAGGCTCGCAAGGCGCTGGGGGACGCCCCGGCGGCGAGCAACGCCTTGCCTTCGTCGGTGGTTGCATCGAGCTCTTGGTAGAAGAGGCACACATAGCCGCACGCCACCGCTAGGAGTTGTGCATCGACCGCCCCCGCATCGAGGATCACGCGGAGGATTGAGATTCCTAGCGGAGGAGGCCAGAGCAGGGTCGTGAACTCCTGCTCGAACAGCACCACCGCCGCCGCGCAGGCCGCCTCGAGTCCCTCGACCGCCACGAGCGCTCGAAGGCCCTCGGGCAGCGCGTCGTCCGCCAGGGGCTCACCCCGCGTGGGGCCGAGCCTCCGCTCCTCCAGGGCCCGCGCCATGCGTCGTCTCACCTCGACGTGGTCCACTCCGCCTCCCGCTCCAGGTTGACCGCGCGACTGGGGGACCCTCACCAGCTGGTGGGGTCATGAGCCCTTCGCGTTCGACTGCTGCGCGGCGGCGAGTGATGTGACGAGGTTCACGAGGGGCTCTCCATGCTCCGCATAGGTCAGCATTTCGAGGGGAAGCCCCTTCAATCGTGAACGCATCCGATCGCGCTCCGCCTCGCGCACGAGGACGTAATGCGGTCCTCCAGTGCCCTGGAAGGTCTCCTCCAACCACCTGAGCTGATCGCCGAAGCTCGTGTCATCGAAGCTGAATCCGACGAAGAGCAGGGTGTGGGAGGCGAGCAGGTAGCGCAGCGACGAGAGCGCGGCCTCGTAGTGGAGCACCCTATCCTTGCTGTCCGGGTACAAGCGGCTGTAACCGTCCGGCGTGAGGATCAGGCCCGTCGAATTCGCGATGGAGCCGTGCAGATGCCAGAGGGTCGGATGCTCGATGGTGCTTTGCAGGAGCTTCATCAAACCGTCGGGCGCCTGGACGTCCCAGTAGCGCAGGTCCTGCCACTGCGGACACGCCCAGTGAAGGACACGATCGTAGTTCGTGGTCACGACGAGCTTGCTGCCAAGGCTCCAGAGGGCACGGGCGAGCGCGAGGCTCGACTCCTGCGCCCGGTGACGAGGCGGATCGAACAACTCGCCGAGCATCTTGTACCAGGTCGCCCCCAGGCCCTCCCGCGCGGCCTGGGCCGCATCGAGGTAGTTGGGCGTCTTCTTGGTCAAGGCGCCACGCACCGCATCCGCATCGCCCTTGAGATTCTCCGCCTCCAGTCGCTGCGCCGCGGTGAACAGCAGCGACTCCCAACTTGGGAAGAGTCGCTTGCCCGGATGGGCGGAGTCCATGACGGCCATGGAGGCGCCGGCACCGACGAACGGGATGACGCGTCCCGCGCCGAGCGCCTCCCGCAGACTTCGGGGAATCGAGATGTCCGAAGGGACAGCGCTCGGAGGCGCGAGCGCCGGCGTCCGGATGAACACCGTTTGTGAACTCTTGGGAAGCGGGCCCACGTGATGCGGAGCCGCGGCGGTGTCCACCGGTGCGGCGGGAGCGACAGGCAGTGTTTTCGGAGGGGCCCCAGCAGGCGCCTGAGTGGACGTGGTGGCCGCGAAGAACGCTTGCGCCCGCTTGTCGAAGGGAACACGAATCGAGGCGCGATGGTTGGAGGTGACGCCCCGGAGGCTTGACTCCACGCCCTTGGGTCCCAGCCAGAGGCCCTCGGCCAGGAATACCTCGACCCGGCCACACTCCTCGCAGGTTCGTGCCGCGACGATGGGCGCGAGGCAGAGCGGACCCCGATCCTCGGCGATCAGGTAGCACCAGTCACGCGCGAGACGCGCCTCGGTGCTCCCGTGGTGGATGGGAAAATGTTCGGCGATGCCTTGATGGCTGTAGAACGCATAGCGGATGTCCTCGTCATCCGTGTCGAGTGACTCGATCTCCGCGACACTGACGAGTGACATGTGCTTCAACGGCCCGAGCATCACGAGAAAATCATGGAGGACCTTGCTGAAGAGTCCCTCCTGTTCACGGTAGGCATCGTCGGACAGGGTGACGCCTTGCCCGATGAGCCGCTCTTGTTCGCGAACCGCCCAGTGGACTCGCTCGGCGACACCGGAGCGCTCGCCATACTGTCGGGTCAACTGACGCAACATGCCGACGAGAGGGGAGGCGGGCACGAGCGCGAGCAATGGGGCGAGCTGGACGGCCAGTGATTCCCAGGTCTTGAGAGGGAGCGGTCGGCCGGTATGCGGGGCGAGCAGGATCGAGGCCTGGCCGAGGACGCGTGCCTCGTCACTCTCGCGCAACAGGGCGATCTCCAAGGCCACCACGAAGCGGAGCGCGGACTCCAAGGCGTCCACGATGGCTTTGAAGCGGGTGAACGCCGTGCGCTGGGCGGCGATCAGCGCACAAGGCGCGGCGAGCGGAAAGGGGAACTCGGGCCGCGCGCCTTGCTGAGTGGCGCGTCCCGCGTCATCCAGGAGTTGAACCGCGAGATGATCCAAACACCGCTCGCTCAACTTCACGACCTCGTCTCGCGCGACGAACGCCGTGCGCAATGAGCGCGTCAATCTTCCTTTCGCGGCCTCTGGGATGGGCCGTGAGGTCCATGCGATCCTCACCGCGTTGATCACGTCCTGGGCCGAAGTCGACGTGTCACCGCCGTCCAGCGCCGCGAGGATGTAGCGTTCCCTCCAGCTCCCGAGCAGCGTGGTGAGCCCAATGACTTTTTCAACGTCCTGTTCCAATTCGAAGAGCCACGATTCAAAGCCCGAGGATCCCAAGATGTCGATGATGTCGCGTTCGCCCGCGACCTCGAACGCCAGGACCGGGCCCGGAGTGGCTCTGTTGAGGTTGCGCCGCACCAGCGCCAGTCCACCAATGGGGCGACGGGGAATCCGTGCGGGCGGGCTCGCGACGGGGCCCGCATCGCTCACGGACGCACCTGCCCCGACGACTCGGTTGCGGCCCGTCTTCTTCGCCTTGTAGAGGTTGGCGTCCGCCCGTTTGATGAACTGCAAGGGCTCCACCATGTCGGGCATCAAGCCCGCCACCCCCAGGGAGATGGTGACGGGAATTTCCTGATTCTCGAAGACGAACTGCTTCTGCTCAATGCACCAGCGGAGCTTCTCCGCGAAGAGGAGGGCTCTGTCGCCCCCGTCCTCGGGGATGATGACCGCGAACTCCTCGCCTCCGTAGCGCGCGAAACACTGATCCTTGCGCATCAGTCGCTTGAGCGTCTGCGCCAGCTCGCGCAGCACGTAGTCGCCCGCCAAGTGGCCGTGCACGTCGTTGATCTTCGTGAGGAAGTCGATGTCGAAGAGGATCAATGTCAGGGGGCGGCCATATCGATGGCACCGGATCATCTCGCGCTCCAGGTGCTCCAGGAAGTA includes:
- a CDS encoding hydrolase; the protein is MTFRNGLKSLLRPEDSVLVLIDHQPFQLANLNSHDPQMVVNNSAGLAKAAKAFNVPTILTSVIAERGGFIFPQITEVFPDQEVIDRTFVNTWEDQKVVDAVKATGRKQLIIAGLWTEVCVAMPVIQALGEGWDVTVVTDASGGASVEAHEVAIQRMIRAGANVMTWLAVASEWQRDWARLETAARLTEVLKEHAAGTGIAYLWEQQLLHTPVPTTAG
- a CDS encoding LysR family transcriptional regulator, with product MDIEELRTFVEVADAGGVSPAARRLGVSKSMVSRRLARLEEGLGVQLLARTTHGAALTEAGVAFREHAARVCAEIDAAREVILPSGDLRGRLRIAAPLSFGSNSFAALLADMARRHPRLQIHTSYSDRFVDLIAEGYDCAIRVGYLPESSLLARRVGTFNGRLVASPDYIQAHGAPETPEDILAHEALMQGTEAWHFVEGDKSITIRPQGRFKADNGIALAEAAKAGLGIAYLPDGLTDEAIRSGALVPLMTRFPPPPAGVYVIRPPGQNPARKIRVLTEMLSQWCEHAPRSAKAAAG
- a CDS encoding immunity 26/phosphotriesterase HocA family protein, which translates into the protein MPRIYKPGSFLRIPLADGSFGYGRVLKMPHEAYHDYRTDTPDSDLDRIASTPILFKIMVRHMEERAWELIGWRKLEEQSSQPIVQFMQDIGNFRDCTIFDTVGNERSAEPQECVGLERSAVWEEVGVEERLLDAFTGRPNASVERLKVRLK
- a CDS encoding diguanylate cyclase, yielding MNAAQSDDGRPEDTLAGGAPLPRGNDKATPAAKPIQPRVDSDASHTQDEGRNTRYSRVSNIKELVTPVDAECCLVQIHGPELGKKYTLLDLEFSIGREEGNHIVVDLDNVSRRHARILRHQGRMFVQDLGSTNGTYLNDQEVMQPTLLRSGDLLKVGGAVFKFLTGDNVELQYHETIYTLTIQDGLTGINNRRYFLEHLEREMIRCHRYGRPLTLILFDIDFLTKINDVHGHLAGDYVLRELAQTLKRLMRKDQCFARYGGEEFAVIIPEDGGDRALLFAEKLRWCIEQKQFVFENQEIPVTISLGVAGLMPDMVEPLQFIKRADANLYKAKKTGRNRVVGAGASVSDAGPVASPPARIPRRPIGGLALVRRNLNRATPGPVLAFEVAGERDIIDILGSSGFESWLFELEQDVEKVIGLTTLLGSWRERYILAALDGGDTSTSAQDVINAVRIAWTSRPIPEAAKGRLTRSLRTAFVARDEVVKLSERCLDHLAVQLLDDAGRATQQGARPEFPFPLAAPCALIAAQRTAFTRFKAIVDALESALRFVVALEIALLRESDEARVLGQASILLAPHTGRPLPLKTWESLAVQLAPLLALVPASPLVGMLRQLTRQYGERSGVAERVHWAVREQERLIGQGVTLSDDAYREQEGLFSKVLHDFLVMLGPLKHMSLVSVAEIESLDTDDEDIRYAFYSHQGIAEHFPIHHGSTEARLARDWCYLIAEDRGPLCLAPIVAARTCEECGRVEVFLAEGLWLGPKGVESSLRGVTSNHRASIRVPFDKRAQAFFAATTSTQAPAGAPPKTLPVAPAAPVDTAAAPHHVGPLPKSSQTVFIRTPALAPPSAVPSDISIPRSLREALGAGRVIPFVGAGASMAVMDSAHPGKRLFPSWESLLFTAAQRLEAENLKGDADAVRGALTKKTPNYLDAAQAAREGLGATWYKMLGELFDPPRHRAQESSLALARALWSLGSKLVVTTNYDRVLHWACPQWQDLRYWDVQAPDGLMKLLQSTIEHPTLWHLHGSIANSTGLILTPDGYSRLYPDSKDRVLHYEAALSSLRYLLASHTLLFVGFSFDDTSFGDQLRWLEETFQGTGGPHYVLVREAERDRMRSRLKGLPLEMLTYAEHGEPLVNLVTSLAAAQQSNAKGS